A window of Nocardiopsis sp. Huas11 genomic DNA:
CCCTGCGCGGGGCCGTGGGCCGTTCAGGTCCGGGCGCGGAACTCGTCCGCGCCCGGGCCCCGCAGGGCCTCGAGCACCGACCGTCTGCCCGACAGGGCCAGGAGCAGGTCCACTGTGCTGCCGGTGACGACCGGGCCCTCGCCGAGGGCCACCTCGCCGTCGGAGGCCTCCAGCCGCAGGCCGGCCGCGCGTTCCTTCCCGCCGCCGTAGGCGACGGGGGTGCGGATCTGGACTCCGAGCGCGCGGACGAGGGCCTCGGCCGGGTAGGCGCGGCCGATCCCCAGGGGACGGCGGACGTCCTCCCCGTGGACGACCTCCTCCACGATCCGTGTGTTCAGAGGCGCCGGCGGGGTCGACGTCCGCGACACCACGGCCCGCATCCGCGCCAGCGTGTCCGCGGGACCGTCGCCCCGTTCACGGGCGACACCGCGCTCGTTGAGCCGGTCGAAGTCCAGCCGCGCGCGCAGCAGGTCGCGGACGAAACCGATCCGGGTCGTGCGCGCCGAGTCGACCAGGTGCGCCGCCACGTCGTGGACGCTCCACCCCTCGCACAGGGACGGCGTCCGCCACCGCTCGGCCGTGAGGTCGGCCAGGTCGGCGATCAGGGCCCGCCGCTCCGCGTGCACGAGCCTCCACACGTCGTTCATCGTGCCACCCGTCCCCGGGACACGTCGGCCCCGAACTGTTGCGTCCCGCTGCTCGGACATGGGACCGGCGCGGGCGGTTCCCCCTCGATCCTAGAGCGGCGCGGGCCCGTGGCCGGTCAGGCGACCGGGGATCCGAGGCCGCGCGCTGGCCGCTCGGCGCGTGGACGCCGCGCCCGATCCGTTCCTCCCACAGGTGGCGCCCGCGGCGGCCAGGCGGCAGGATCGACCCATGCAGCCGATCTTCGTTCTCGTGCACAGCCCGTCCATGGGCCCTTCGACGTGGTACCCGGTGGCCGACCTCATGGCGGCTGCGGGGCACCGGGTCTGGGTGCCGTCGCTGGTACGCGTCGGCGAGGGCGGTCCACCGTTCTGGCCCCGCGTGGTCGACGCCGTCCGCGACTCCCTGTGGCAGCTCCCGGCCGCGGGCCCGGTGACGCTGGTGGCGCACAGCAACGCGGGCCTGTTCCTGCCGGCGATCGGCGCGGGCCTGGACCAACCGGTGGCGGGCTCGATCTTCGTCGACGCCGCGCTGCCGCCACGTGAGGGGGCGAGTCCGGCCGTCCCGCCCGAAAAGCTGGAGCACCTGCGGTCGCTGGCCGTGGACGGCACGCTCCCGCGCTGGACCGACTGGTGGGACGAGGAGCAGCTCGCCCCCATGTTCCCCGACGCGTCCGTCCGGCGCACCGTCGTCGAGGACCAGCCGACCCTGCCGCTGTCCTACTTCGAGCAGGAGATCCCGGTCCCCGACGGGTGGGAGGACCACCCGTGCTCCTTCCTGCGGTTCAGCCCCGCCTACGACGGACTCGCCGACCAGGCGCGCGAACGCGGCTGGCCGGTGGCGCACCTGCCCGGCACGCACCTGCACCAGATCGTGGATCCCGAGGGCACGGCCCGCCACCTCGTCGACCTCGCCGCGACCGCCTGACCCGTCCCCTGGGCGCCACTTCCGCCGCGCCTGCCCTAGCGTGTGGGCAGGAACCGCAAGCCCCGACTCCGAGAACGACGAGCATGACCGAGAGCACCTCACGTCGGCCGGAACGTGGGGGCGACCCCTCCAAGACCATCACGTAAGGTAACTAAAGCACTACCGTACGCACGGGGGACGAGAACTGATGACACACGACTTTCCCGACGGCCACGGCAACGACCCGGGCTCCTTCGAGGAGTTCCTCGCCCGGTTCCTGGGCGCGCGCGGCCCGGTCCGCCGTGTGGACCTGTCCAAGCTCATGAGCGCCGAGGCCCGGCAGGTGGCCGACGCCGGCGTGCGCCGCGCCCTGGAGAGCGGCGGCGCCGACGTCGACACGATCCACCTGATGTGGTCACTGCTGCGCTACGAACCCACGCGCGAGCTCCTCCGGC
This region includes:
- a CDS encoding maleylpyruvate isomerase family mycothiol-dependent enzyme, with the translated sequence MNDVWRLVHAERRALIADLADLTAERWRTPSLCEGWSVHDVAAHLVDSARTTRIGFVRDLLRARLDFDRLNERGVARERGDGPADTLARMRAVVSRTSTPPAPLNTRIVEEVVHGEDVRRPLGIGRAYPAEALVRALGVQIRTPVAYGGGKERAAGLRLEASDGEVALGEGPVVTGSTVDLLLALSGRRSVLEALRGPGADEFRART
- a CDS encoding alpha/beta hydrolase; amino-acid sequence: MQPIFVLVHSPSMGPSTWYPVADLMAAAGHRVWVPSLVRVGEGGPPFWPRVVDAVRDSLWQLPAAGPVTLVAHSNAGLFLPAIGAGLDQPVAGSIFVDAALPPREGASPAVPPEKLEHLRSLAVDGTLPRWTDWWDEEQLAPMFPDASVRRTVVEDQPTLPLSYFEQEIPVPDGWEDHPCSFLRFSPAYDGLADQARERGWPVAHLPGTHLHQIVDPEGTARHLVDLAATA